From one Trifolium pratense cultivar HEN17-A07 linkage group LG1, ARS_RC_1.1, whole genome shotgun sequence genomic stretch:
- the LOC123902117 gene encoding uncharacterized protein LOC123902117, with product MDYTFNKTLLVMILSLSSLLLSSNASHSTRVNDFISTSVPATAPKSSFIDSTSPSFPVYPPTDYSYPDAPSLDPEFCKSCDICNTPKIVANVDPEILKICEGGEYEIKDCTKTLWKLLEGPFDAFKALEIEIKDTHDVIEGILFLLNSHCGPSSIDTDKRVNDAFCICRDQYDAMLKSINHTLEILPQKNFVDAYKNMEAMLSYEKTCHIAWTLSAPGFLRPWGPQPIRERIFISVNILSNILNKHSVYVFED from the coding sequence ATGGATTACACATTCAATAAAACCCTTCTTGTCATGATCCTATccctctcttctcttcttctatCTTCCAATGCCAGCCATTCGACTCGAGTTAATGATTTCATCTCCACAAGTGTTCCGGCTACAGCCCCTAAAAGTTCCTTTATAGATAGCACCTCACCAAGTTTCCCAGTTTATCCCCCTACTGATTACAGTTACCCAGATGCTCCATCATTAGACCCTGAGTTCTGCAAATCCTGCGACATCTGCAACACACCCAAAATTGTCGCAAATGTCGATCCTGAAATCTTAAAAATATGTGAGGGAGGAGAATATGAGATAAAAGATTGTACTAAAACCCTTTGGAAACTTTTGGAGGGTCCTTTTGATGCCTTCAAGGCACTTGAGATTGAGATTAAAGACACCCATGACGTAATCGAGGGCATATTGTTTCTTCTTAACTCGCATTGTGGCCCTAGTAGCATCGACACCGACAAAAGAGTCAATGATGCCTTTTGCATATGTCGAGACCAATATGATGCGATGTTGAAATCAATCAATCATACATTAGAGATACTTCCTCAAAAAAAttttgttgatgcttataaaaATATGGAGGCTATGTTATCATACGAAAAAACATGTCATATAGCTTGGACTTTGTCGGCTCCTGGGTTTTTAAGGCCATGGGGACCGCAACCGATAAGAGAAAGGATTTTTATCTCTGTGAACATCTTGAGCAACATACTTAATAAACATAGTGTCTACGTTTTTGAAGATTAA